The following proteins are encoded in a genomic region of Ostrea edulis chromosome 7, xbOstEdul1.1, whole genome shotgun sequence:
- the LOC125656258 gene encoding GTPase IMAP family member 7-like, producing MQEENVATGLKLGKNDTGTLSINNDFPDTKITNSAPTENDRAVSYKEITVERSDDTEKHKNNNVKSSDDVAVPNRYNQAVSATHELMSGLDNTLKAANKDMLHNPDSLPETEKENAPKVIDNGLDKSRTTVTMNKYVGMKTDSNTTPPLNSQTPVKAEQNQIPNEKRNESNENNLSVKDGIPMMSSRIILIGKTGTGKSATGNTILGQTKFQTASGFVSCTSTCQREMCVINDQRIEVIDTPGLYDTSKTEEMVKKELSKCMEMSLPGPHVFLVILSVERITEQEKYTLKYMADIFGGQDFLNHTIIVITRKDNFDNEVDSDDEDEDLDVSEILDDFVRTSEDLSRMVKQCNGRCVAISNASHIEKPKRRREGQRLLHSINQLIQKNEGVCYSNDLFEDLERKRESIRKEEERKRQNAIKEMERQRNERKKEKERRERNIEQLKKDIDKEEEKLKRDKSRSKNGMFELKEKLQEMASENEEMELRMKEERKRIKREIKEMREENDKLHLELDSIKWSIPQPKESERSKCKIM from the coding sequence atgcaagAAGAAAATGTTGCCAccggtttaaaacttggtaaaAATGATACTGGAACACTTTCCATCAATAACGACTTTCCAGACACAAAAATAACTAATTCGGCACCAACAGAGAATGACAGAGCAGTATCATATAAGGAGATTACTGTAGAAAGAAGTGATGATActgaaaaacataaaaacaacaatgtgaAAAGTAGTGACGATGTGGCTGTACCGAATAGATATAACCAAGCAGTGTCCGCAACGCACGAATTGATGTCTGGCTTGGACAACACTTTGAAAGCAGCAAATAAAGACATGttacacaacccagattctctACCTGAAACCGAGAAAGAAAATGCACCCAAAGTAATCGATAACGGACTGGATAAAAGCAGGACCACAGTCACAATGAACAAGTATGTAGGCATGAAGACAGATTCAAATACTACTCCTCCATTAAATTCACAAACACCCGTGAAGGCTGAGCAAAATCAGATTCCGAATGAGAAAAGAAATGAGAGCAATGAAAACAACCTGTCCGTTAAAGATGGCATTCCGATGATGTCGTCACGAATTATTTTGATTGGAAAGACAGGAACTGGAAAGAGCGCTACAGGAAACACCATTCTGGGACAAACAAAATTCCAGACAGCCAGTGGTTTTGTTTCTTGCACCTCAACCTGCCAAAGAGAAATGTGTGTGATTAATGATCAACGCATTGAGGTAATCGACACGCCTGGATTGTACGACACCTCAAAAACAGAAGAGATGGTCAAGAAAGAGCTTTCTAAGTGTATGGAAATGTCGTTACCAGGACCGCATGTATTTTTAGTTATCTTGTCAGTGGAGAGAATAACTGAACAGGAAAAATacacattgaagtatatggccGATATTTTCGGTGGCCAGGACTTTCTGAATCACACGATAATAGTGATTACTCGTAAGgacaattttgataatgaagtGGATTCAGATGATGAAGATGAAGATTTAGATGTATCCGAGATACTTGATGACTTTGTTCGTACGTCTGAGGATCTTAGTAGAATGGTAAAACAGTGCAATGGCAGGTGTGTGGCTATCTCAAATGCAAGCCACATCGAAAAACCCAAGAGAAGGAGAGAAGGTCAAAGACTCCTCCACTCCATTAATCAGTTGATTCAGAAGAACGAAGGGGTGTGCTACAGTAATGATTTGTTTGAGGATTTGGAACGGAAAAGGGAAAGCATACGTAAGGAAGAGGAAAGGAAAAGACAAAATGCAATCAAAGAAATGGAGAGGCAGAGGAACGAACGTAAAAAGGAGAAGGAAAGACGAGAGCGCAATATCGAACAATTAAAGAAAGATATTGACAAAGAGGAAGAGAAATTAAAGAGAGATAAATCTCGATCTAAAAATGgaatgtttgaattaaaagagaaatTGCAGGAAATGGCATCCGAAAACGAAGAGATGGAGCTGAGAATGAAGGAAGAAAGAAAGAGAATAAAAagagaaataaaagaaatgagaGAGGAAAATGATAAATTACATTTGGAACTTGACAGCATAAAATGGAGTATTCCTCAACCAAAGGAAAGTGAACgttcaaaatgtaaaattatgtGA